A single genomic interval of Bradyrhizobium japonicum USDA 6 harbors:
- a CDS encoding chemotaxis protein CheW, translated as MSNKMQTSEGAMVEYVTAMIGGQLFGLPISRVQDVFMPERVTRVPLSSREIAGVLNLRGRIVTVVDMRARLGLPKPEDGKTAMAVGVDLRGESYGLLIDQIGEVLRLAEDGKEENPVNLDPRMAKLAGGVHRLDGQLMVVLDVDRVLELKTEVQMAA; from the coding sequence ATGAGCAACAAGATGCAGACCAGCGAAGGCGCCATGGTCGAATACGTCACCGCGATGATCGGCGGCCAGCTGTTCGGGCTGCCGATCTCCCGGGTCCAGGACGTGTTCATGCCCGAGCGCGTCACCCGCGTTCCCTTGTCCTCGCGCGAGATCGCGGGCGTGCTGAACCTGCGCGGCCGCATCGTCACCGTGGTCGACATGCGCGCCCGGCTCGGCCTGCCCAAGCCCGAGGACGGCAAGACGGCGATGGCGGTCGGCGTCGACCTGCGCGGTGAATCCTACGGCCTCCTGATCGACCAGATCGGCGAGGTGCTGCGGCTTGCCGAGGACGGCAAGGAAGAGAACCCCGTCAACCTCGATCCCCGCATGGCCAAGCTCGCCGGCGGCGTCCACCGCCTCGACGGCCAGCTCATGGTCGTCCTCGACGTCGATCGCGTCCTCGAACTCAAGACCGAAGTACAAATGGCTGCCTGA